DNA from Actinoplanes sp. SE50/110:
CGGTGCTGGTCGGCGGGTCGGCCGGCTCGGGCGCCAAGACCACCGACGCCGGCGAGGCCGGCCAGGCGCAGAGCATGATCCGCGCCCAGAAGGTCACCTCGTCCTACACCGAAAACGTGCTGATCGAGGCCCAGGGCCGGGACAAGTCGTTCCTCGGCACTCCCGATCTGGAGAGCGCCGCCACCGATCTGAGCGCCCGGATCAAGGCGCTGCCCGGCGCCACCAGCTCCGTGGTCACCCCGCTCGACAACGAGCAGACCCGGGCCGCGCTGGTCTCCAAGGACGGGAAGTCCGGCCTGGTCAGCTTCACCATCCCGGGTCCGGGCAAGGACGCGGACAAGCACTTCGCCGACATCAAGAAGGAGATCACCGCGGTCCAGGGCGCGCACCCCGGCGTCCGGCTCGCGATGGCCGGCGACATCTCGCTGACCTCGGCGGTCAACAAGGCGGCCGACGAGGACCTGTCCCGGGCCGAGCAGCTCTCCCTGCCGGTCACCCTGATCATCCTGATCGTGGTCTTCGGCGCGCTGGTCGCGGCGACCGTCCCGGTCTTCCTGGCGGCCACCGCGGTGCTCGCCGGGCTCGGCGTCCTCGACCTGGTCGGCACGATCATCCCGGCCAACAGCACGGTCTCCTCGGTGGTGCTGCTGATCGGCATGGCGGTCGGCACCGACTACTCCCTGTTCTACCTGCGCCGCGAGCGTGAGGAGCGGGCCGCCGGCAAGAGCGCCACCGAGGCCCTGAAGATCAGCGCGCGCACCTCCGGGCACGCCGTGGTGGTCTCCGGCCTCACCGTGATCCTCTCGCTGGCCGGGCTGTTCCTGGCCCAGGTCGACACGTTCAACGGGATGGCGATCGGCACGATCATCGTGGTCGGCCTGGCCGTGCTCGGCTCGGTCACCGTGCTGCCGGCCCTGCTGAGCGTGCTCGGCCGCCGGGTCGACTCGCTGCGGGTGCCCTTCCTGGGCCGCTCGCGCACCACGGCGACCAACTCCCGCGGCTGGTCGGCGATCGCCGGCGGGGTGTCCCGGCACCCGCTGATCTACGGTGGCCTGGCCCTGATCGCGCTGGTCGCGCTGGCCCTGCCGGCCTTCGGCATGAAGCTCAGCGAGCCCGGTCAGCTCGACTCGCTGCCGCGCAGCATC
Protein-coding regions in this window:
- a CDS encoding MMPL family transporter translates to MLLLERMVGWSARHPKKVIVGWILLVAVAVLVGGSAGSGAKTTDAGEAGQAQSMIRAQKVTSSYTENVLIEAQGRDKSFLGTPDLESAATDLSARIKALPGATSSVVTPLDNEQTRAALVSKDGKSGLVSFTIPGPGKDADKHFADIKKEITAVQGAHPGVRLAMAGDISLTSAVNKAADEDLSRAEQLSLPVTLIILIVVFGALVAATVPVFLAATAVLAGLGVLDLVGTIIPANSTVSSVVLLIGMAVGTDYSLFYLRREREERAAGKSATEALKISARTSGHAVVVSGLTVILSLAGLFLAQVDTFNGMAIGTIIVVGLAVLGSVTVLPALLSVLGRRVDSLRVPFLGRSRTTATNSRGWSAIAGGVSRHPLIYGGLALIALVALALPAFGMKLSEPGQLDSLPRSIPAVDAGVRLQQAFPGGADPAQVVVWGTGATSGAADQAVAELRREAAASDLLGDQISATPVGSVLSIKVPLAGSGTDDTSVKALETLRTDVLPKAFANTPGLKYAVGGRTAGLHDFADVLQQRTAWVVAFVLVLAFIVLVVAFRAPLVAAVSMVLNLLAIGAAMGIVVLGFQKGGFAGLLGFSSFGGVVNWLPLFMFVILFGLSMDYHVFILSRVRERWARGESAKDSVVHGVGSSAGVVTSAAVVMIAVFAMFATLSGIEYKMLGVGMAVAILIDATIVRGVLLPATLSLLGDRAWSLRGRPAVVTGSDPVAESAHAEPTEEAVLVSHAAATARGE